The Natrinema amylolyticum genome includes a region encoding these proteins:
- a CDS encoding proteasome assembly chaperone family protein → MTPETPDVTFHRSADLDAAAPTLIEGLPGHGLVASIAVDQITDQLGLEQYGAIRSETLPPVASFTDGLVQDTVRVYGGSDPDIMTLQSDVPIPEDAFSGLSQCVLEDLVEDFSRAIFLAGAPAQSEEQQGDVVGVATTEELKIELEEADIALAEENGAVSGVTGALINACYQADVPAALLLVRADPRLPDPAAARSVIENALEPLVEFEIDTSELQEKAEEIQRQKQQVVQQLQQAQGQQEEPVRGMFR, encoded by the coding sequence ATGACTCCAGAGACGCCTGACGTGACGTTTCACCGGTCGGCCGACCTCGATGCAGCGGCACCGACGCTGATCGAGGGGCTACCGGGCCACGGATTGGTGGCCTCGATTGCTGTCGATCAGATCACCGACCAGCTTGGTCTCGAGCAGTATGGGGCGATCCGGTCTGAGACATTGCCGCCCGTTGCATCGTTTACCGATGGTCTGGTTCAGGATACGGTACGCGTCTATGGCGGTTCAGACCCTGATATCATGACGCTGCAGAGCGATGTTCCGATACCTGAGGACGCGTTCTCGGGCCTCAGCCAGTGCGTACTGGAGGACCTAGTAGAGGACTTCAGCCGAGCGATCTTCCTCGCTGGTGCACCGGCCCAGTCTGAGGAACAGCAGGGAGACGTCGTCGGTGTGGCAACGACCGAGGAACTAAAGATAGAACTCGAAGAGGCGGACATCGCACTCGCAGAGGAGAACGGCGCTGTCAGTGGCGTGACCGGCGCACTCATCAATGCGTGCTACCAGGCGGATGTTCCAGCAGCCTTACTGCTCGTCCGGGCAGACCCACGGCTCCCGGATCCGGCCGCGGCTCGGTCCGTGATCGAGAACGCACTCGAACCGCTCGTCGAGTTCGAGATCGACACCAGTGAACTCCAGGAGAAAGCTGAGGAGATCCAGCGCCAGAAACAGCAGGTTGTACAGCAGTTACAGCAGGCGCAGGGCCAGCAGGAAGAACCTGTCCGAGGGATGTTCCGGTAG